A window of the Desulfurobacterium atlanticum genome harbors these coding sequences:
- the flgK gene encoding flagellar hook-associated protein FlgK: MALLYALSIAGQSLLTYQSAINTTNKNISNAFSDGYSREEPIIADLPAKSGAYIQDIRRVSSKIVFSRLLNVNQEAEGLDNYKSVLTQIEDVFNETSGAGFGEALNQFFASLNDIAVNPGDIAARYDALSKAKALIGRIRQSYSFLTDIKDKTTLGVKDTIEKVNLLTSKLAKINDNIKFYYNSNPERYNEYLDERDRTLKELSSLIDIKATFNNDGTVNVSTAKGFGLVLDTKNIPLTFETDGDNNPIIKWRGTDITTEFKNGKLGGYLKGINLINGTITRLNTFTTEFANAINNQQQAGFDLNGNPGTDLFVADNGTATVDASNITLGFEDPELIAASSDPTYPDSNNENIKAMISLEDTKISGLGDKSFAEYYTSEIVTPIGTEVSRTDNLISSTTQIRDSLQQQLNEISAVNTDEEFINLTKFQRAYQASAKVVAVTDELIQTVLNMVQ; this comes from the coding sequence ATGGCACTACTCTACGCCCTTTCAATAGCTGGCCAATCATTGTTAACGTATCAAAGTGCTATAAATACTACAAACAAAAACATATCCAATGCCTTTTCTGACGGATATTCAAGGGAAGAACCGATAATTGCAGACCTTCCGGCAAAAAGTGGCGCTTATATTCAAGATATAAGAAGAGTTTCAAGTAAGATTGTATTTAGCAGGCTTTTAAATGTAAACCAGGAAGCTGAAGGCCTTGATAACTATAAGTCTGTTTTAACACAAATAGAAGATGTATTTAACGAAACATCCGGAGCAGGTTTTGGAGAAGCATTAAACCAGTTTTTCGCCTCATTAAACGATATAGCCGTTAATCCTGGTGATATTGCTGCAAGGTACGATGCACTTTCCAAGGCGAAAGCTTTAATAGGAAGGATAAGACAGAGCTACTCTTTCCTCACAGATATTAAAGACAAAACAACTCTCGGTGTAAAAGATACCATTGAGAAAGTAAATCTTTTAACCAGTAAACTTGCAAAAATAAATGACAACATAAAATTTTATTACAATTCCAATCCCGAAAGATATAATGAATATCTTGACGAAAGAGATAGAACTTTAAAGGAATTGAGTTCTCTAATAGATATAAAAGCAACTTTCAACAACGATGGAACCGTTAACGTTTCAACTGCTAAAGGATTTGGGCTTGTTCTTGACACAAAAAACATTCCCCTTACCTTTGAAACAGACGGAGATAACAACCCTATAATAAAATGGCGGGGAACAGATATAACAACCGAATTTAAAAATGGAAAACTTGGAGGATATTTAAAAGGAATTAACCTAATAAATGGCACAATTACGCGGTTAAACACTTTTACAACAGAATTTGCAAACGCAATTAACAATCAACAACAAGCAGGCTTTGACCTAAACGGAAATCCAGGAACAGATCTTTTTGTAGCAGATAACGGCACTGCAACAGTTGACGCTTCTAACATAACCCTTGGATTTGAAGATCCAGAACTTATAGCTGCATCATCTGACCCAACCTATCCAGATTCAAATAACGAAAATATAAAGGCTATGATATCCCTTGAAGATACGAAAATTTCAGGACTTGGTGATAAATCGTTTGCAGAATACTATACATCTGAAATTGTTACACCTATAGGAACTGAAGTAAGCAGAACAGACAATTTAATATCTTCAACAACCCAGATTAGAGATTCTCTTCAGCAACAGTTAAATGAAATTTCTGCCGTAAACACAGATGAAGAATTTATAAACCTTACAAAATTTCAAAGAGCATATCAAGCATCTGCAAAAGTTGTAGCAGTAACTGACGAACTTATTCAAACTGTCCTTAATATGGTTCAGTGA